In one Desulfovibrio sp. UIB00 genomic region, the following are encoded:
- a CDS encoding tripartite tricarboxylate transporter substrate-binding protein → ELMKLLTRTDMVHVPYKGAAPALADLMGGQIPLFLDPPPNLIQPAKAGRIRLIGVASDKRLAALPDVPTFVEQGYDGLLGSTWAAMIAPAGVPREIVQRMSAEVSRIIRSAEVSQRLEQVMGTFAEGSTPEECDRFIAAETEKWGRVIREAKVTVD, encoded by the coding sequence CGAGCTGATGAAGCTGCTCACCAGGACGGACATGGTCCACGTGCCCTACAAGGGCGCCGCGCCTGCGCTGGCCGACCTCATGGGCGGCCAGATCCCGCTGTTCCTGGACCCGCCGCCCAACCTCATCCAGCCCGCCAAGGCCGGCCGCATCCGCCTCATCGGCGTGGCCAGCGACAAGCGCCTGGCCGCGCTGCCCGACGTGCCCACCTTCGTGGAGCAGGGCTACGACGGCCTGCTGGGCAGCACCTGGGCGGCCATGATCGCGCCGGCCGGCGTGCCGCGCGAGATCGTGCAGCGCATGTCCGCCGAGGTGTCGCGCATCATCCGCAGTGCCGAGGTGTCGCAGCGGCTGGAGCAGGTGATGGGGACGTTTGCGGAGGGGTCCACGCCTGAGGAGTGCGATCGGTTCATTGCTGCCGAGACGGAGAAGTGGGGGAGGGTGATTCGGGAGGCGAAGGTGACGGTGGACTGA